In Nicotiana tabacum cultivar K326 chromosome 21, ASM71507v2, whole genome shotgun sequence, one DNA window encodes the following:
- the LOC107809102 gene encoding L-aspartate oxidase 2-b, chloroplastic — protein sequence MATGIASGCGQLHLRKPVYLRNSYGNKAHCHSNVILNGTQNQIAWSSWVSNVLRVNRSSYPECQVIKTNWKSSRGTIKSCQQRDGSVTRYFDFTVIGSGIAGLRYALEVAKHGTVAVITKAEPHESSTNYAQGGVSAVLCPLDSVESHMQDTIVAGAYLCDKETVRVVCTEGPERIRELIAMGASFDHGEDGNLDLAREGGHSHRRIVHAADMTGREIERALLEAVFKNPNIHVFQHHFAIDLLTTQDGSDIVCHGVDTIHTETKEVIRFISKVTLLASGGVGHIYPSTTNPTVATGDGMAMAHRAQAVISNMEFVQFHPTALADEGLPNIPSARENAFLITEAVRGDGGILYNLDMERFMPMYDERAELAPRDVVARSIDDQLKKRGEKYVLLDISHKPREKVLSHFPNIAAECLRHGLDITQQPIPVVPAAHYMCGGVRAGLEGETNVQGLYVAGEVACTGLHGANRLASNSLLEALVFARRAVQPSIDHVNVSRIDHGASSWWPRPVAPMVLGDTVLNKVICRTREVRKELQSIMWEYVGIVRSNSRLNTAEKRIRELELEWETYLFQHGWEPTMVGVEACEMRNLFCCANLVVSSALSRHESRGLHYTTDFPHVEESERLPTVIFPSQRNNSWSSRQLHAQPIS from the exons ATGGCAACTGGTATCGCTTCAGGATGCGGACAGTTACACTTGAGGAAGCCTGTCTACTTGAGGAATAGCTATGGAAATAAAGCTCACTGTCATTCCAATGTGATTCTCAACGGCACGCAAAACCAGATCGCTTG GTCTAGTTGGGTTTCAAATGTCTTGCGAGTTAATAGAAGTAGCTATCCAGAATGTCAAGTGATCAAGACAAACTGGAAGTCTAGCCGAGGAACAATCAAATCGTGCCAGCAGAGAGATGGATCAGTTACTAGGTACTTCGATTTCACTGTGATTGGTAGTGGAATTGCTGGCCTTCGATATGCACTTGAGGTTGCCAAGCATGGAACTGTGGCTGTAATAACCAAGGCTGAGCCACATGAGAGTAGCACTAACTATGCTCAAGGTGGTGTAAGTGCTGTGCTCTGCCCTTTGGATTCAGTGGAGAGCCATATGCAAGATACAATTGTGGCAGGTGCTTATCTCTGTGATAAGGAGACTGTTAGA GTAGTGTGTACTGAAGGACCTGAGAGAATTAGAGAACTGATCGCTATGGGTGCTTCATTCGATCATGGGGAGGACGGAAATCTGGATCTAGCCAGGGAAGGAGGCCACTCCCATCGTCGAATTGTCCATGCTGCTGATATGACTGGCAGAGAGATAGAAAGAGCTCTATTAGAGGCAGTTTTTAAGAATCCTAATATACATGTGTTTCAACACCATTTTGCTATAGATTTGTTGACCACTCAG GATGGTTCTGACATAGTATGTCATGGCGTTGATACTATACACACGGAAACGAAGGAG GTTATAAGATTCATTTCAAAAGTGACTTTGCTGGCATCAGGTGGAGTTGGACATATCTATCCAAGTACTACTAATCCGACG GTTGCAACTGGTGATGGAATGGCTATGGCTCATCGAGCTCAAGCTGTAATTTCCAACATGGA GTTTGTGCAATTCCACCCAACTGCCTTGGCTGATGAAGGCCTTCCCAACATACCAAGTGCCAGAGAGAATGCTTTTTTGATAACTGAAGCTGTCAGAGGTGATGGAGGCATCCTTTACAACTTAGATATGGAAAGATTTATGCCAATGTATGATGAAAGAGCAGAACTTGCCCCGAGAGATGTGGTAGCAAGAAGTATAGATGACCAGCTCAAAAAGCGTGGCGAAAAGTATGTTCTTCTTGATATCAGTCACAAGCCCAGAGAGAAGGTTCTTTCTCATTTTCCTAATATAGCTGCTGAGTGTCTCCGCCATGGGTTAGACATAACACAGCAGCCGATTCCGGTGGTTCCTGCTGCTCACTACATGTGTGGTGGAGTCCGTGCTGGACTCGAGGGTGAGACTAATGTGCAAGGTCTTTATGTGGCAGGTGAAGTTGCATGTACTGGTTTACATGGTGCTAACCGACTTGCTAGCAACTCATTGCTTGAAGCACTAGTGTTTGCACGAAGAGCTGTACAGCCTTCAATTGATCATGTGAACGTGTCTAGAATTGATCACGGTGCTTCAAGTTGGTGGCCGCGGCCTGTAGCCCCCATGGTACTAGGAGATACAGTACTTAACAAAGTCATCTGTCGGACAAGGGAAGTGAGGAAAGAACTACAGTCAATCATGTGGGAATATGTTGGAATTGTTAGGTCTAACTCAAGACTAAACACTGCTGAGAAGAGAATCAGAGAGTTGGAGTTGGAATGGGAAACATACCTATTTCAGCATGGCTGGGAACCAACAATGGTTGGAGTAGAGGCTTGTGAGATGAGGAATCTCTTCTGTTGTGCCAACTTGGTAGTTAGCAGTGCTCTTTCTCGACATGAGAGTCGTGGGCTTCACTACACCACTGATTTTCCTCATGTTGAGGAAAGCGAGAGGTTGCCAACGGTCATTTTTCCTTCTCAGCGAAATAACTCATGGAGCTCACGCCAATTACACGCGCAGCCGATAAGTTAG
- the LOC142175278 gene encoding secreted RxLR effector protein 161-like translates to MQNSSPVETPISKSHTLGSQICPKTPEEIERMSRIPYRSTVVSLIYVMVCTRPDICQEVGLVSRYQTDPGLSHWQAVKRIMRYLKGTADYALCYHGYSNADHRGDLDERKSTSGYVFLFSDGAISWSSKKQLCVSLSTMEAKYVALASATQEVVWLKKFLEHLLDIVENTEPVLVYCDRDDAISSTKDPKFHCKIKHIDIKYNYARDMVRRKVVNVKYVSTKDMLADLLTKPLSRDAFVRHTRSQGLHRL, encoded by the coding sequence atgcaaaatagtaGCCCAGTTGAAACTCCTATCAGTAAAAGCCATACCTTGGGAAGTCAGATATGTCCTAAGACTCCtgaagagatagaaagaatgaGCCGAATTCCTTATAGGAGCACAGTCGTAAGTCTAATATATGTTATGGTGTGCACTAGACCTGATATCTGTCAAGAAGTTGGCTTGGTAAGTAGATATCAAACCGACCCAGGTTTATCACATTGGCAAGCAGTAAAGAGGATCATGAGATATCTGAAGGGAACTGCTGATTATGCCCTTTGTTATCATGGATACAGTAATGCTGATCATAGAGGAGACCTAGACGAAAGGAAGTCTACCTCAGGATATGTTTTCTTATTCAGTGATGGCGCCATATCATGGAGTAGTAAGAAACAATTATGTGTATCACTTTCTACGATGGAAGCCAAATACGTGGCTCTCGCATCAGCAACACAAGaagttgtttggttgaaaaagttCTTGGAGCACTTGTTGGATATTGTTGAAAATACGGAACCAGTATTAGTCTACTGTGATAGGGATGATGCAATATCCTCCACCAAGGACCCTAAGTTTCATTGCAAAATCAAACATATAGATATCAAGTATAACTATGCAAGAGACATGGTTAGACGCAAGGTAGTGAATGTGAAGTATGTGTCTACAAAGGATATGTTAGCTGATCTATTGACCAAGCCTTTGTCTAGAGATGCATTTGTGAGACACACTAGGTCTCAAGGCTTGCATAGACTCTGA
- the LOC142175279 gene encoding uncharacterized protein LOC142175279, whose amino-acid sequence MTTSSKNIVAELNKGLKLNGKKYETWSLKVQYVLEEQEDLEAINNVMNEPEEGNTAQHRHEREAYDSWKKKNSITRITLLSTLDDDILREFKGHQRAIDLWNSLRKRFGTCSTARLRSLMIKFDSYKKLPKYSMKTHLRQMTNMIGELKDVGHVLTDEQQIQVVIRSLPSSWYHMKMHLTHNERITTLEDVRRHFELEEERLEAAKPIAELHMETTSKTKSDSNKRNWEKKRGPPQAHPAQHAKRAKTEKGNNRRPKRVKVAKVKCYNCDKKGSLCHRLL is encoded by the coding sequence atgacTACTTCTTCGAAAAACATTGTTGCTGAGCTCAACAAAGGGTTGAAACTCAATGGTAAAAAATATGAAACCTGGAGCTTGAAAGTCCAGTATGTGCTAGAGGAGCAAGAGGATCTGGAGGCCATTAACAATGTCATGAATGAGCCTGAGGAAGGCAACACTGCTCAGCATAGGCATGAGCGTGAAGCCTATGACAGTTGGAAGAAAAAGAACTCCATTACTCGCATTACATTGTTGAGTACCTTGGATGATGACATCCTAAGGGAGTTTAAGGGTCACCAAAGAGCTATAGATCTTTGGAATTCTTTGAGGAAAAGGTTTGGTACCTGTTCCACTGCAAGGTTGCGATCCTTAATGATCAAATTTGATTCATATAAGAAACTCCCAAAATATTCAATGAAAACACATCTGAGGCAAATGACAAATATGATCGGGGAGTTAAAAGATGTTGGTCATGTGTTGACTGATGAACAACAAATCCAAGTTGTCATACGCTCTTTACCTAGTTCTTGGTATCATATGAAAATGCATTTGACCCATAATGAGCGAATCACAACTCTAGAAGATGTCCGCAGGCATtttgagttagaggaggaacggCTTGAGGCTGCAAAGCCAATAGCTGAGTTGCACATGGAAACGACCTCCAAAACCAAGAGTGATTCAAATAAAAGAAACTGGGAAAAGAAGAGAGGGCCACCTCAAGCTCATCCAGCTCAACATGCAAAAAGGGCCAAGACTGAAAAAGGCAATAACAGACGTCCCAAACGTGTTAAAGTTGCTAAAGTGAAATGCTATAATTGTGATAAAAAAGGGTCACTATGCCATAGATTGCTCTGA
- the LOC107793826 gene encoding uncharacterized protein LOC107793826, which translates to MRRFTEQKNLVKPGKTRFATTFLTLHSIHLQKFNLRKLFTSEEWSKSKFAKESAGKDVARIILSYSFWNNVLHALKIGGPLVKVLCLVDGEQKPPMGYLYEAMDRTKEAIQASFTDEQKYAKVFQIFDARWSEQLHRPLHAVGLILNPSLFYDQHENNSLAREVWTGFHEVVIKLTPDEDMQERIVDQLAIYKAAEGLFKLRPAIKQRKTKSPVEWWDQYGVETPDLQTFAIRVLSLTCSSSGCERNWSVFEHIHTKKRNRLTLKRLHNLGFIKYNRALRRRYNHRNLIDPILLDNIDEANEWLTGVPENYEDEEVFEGDSNFTWGDVAVASGVGENPYGLRGNTSSSSLIRKGKSVATTSRSLSLIDEDESDHEEEEEGEEEDDEQYEDNRGIQDFDNLEEEQEE; encoded by the exons ATGAGAAGATTCACCGAAcaaaaaaatttggtgaaaccgGGCAAGACAAGGTTCGCCACTACTTTCTTGACTTTACATAGTATCCACTTGCAAAAATTCAATTTGAGAAAGTTGTTCACTTCAGAGGAATGGAGCAAGAGTAAATTTGCAAAGGAAAGTGCAGGGAAAGATGTTGCACGCAttattctttcttattctttttggAATAATGTCCTTCACGCTCTTAAAATTGGTGGCCCTTTGGTTAAAGTACTCTGTTTGGTGGATGGGGAGCAAAAACCACCAATGGGCTACCTCTATGAAGCTATGGATAGGACCAAGGAGGCTATTCAAGCATCATTCACTGATGAGCAGAAATATGCAAAGGTCTTTCAGATCTTTGATGCAAGATGGAGTGAGCAACTTCATAGACCTTTGCATGCAGTTGGACTTATTCTGAACCCGTCACTCTTTTATGATCAGCATGAGAATAATTCATTGGCTAGAGAAGTATGGACAGGATTCCATGAGGTTGTTATCAAGTTGACCCCAGATGAAGACATGCAAGAAAGGATAGTGGATCAGCTTGCTATTTACAAGGCAGCTGAGGGACTTTTTAAGCTCCGACCTGCTATTAAACAAAGAAAGACGAAATCGCCAG TTGAGTGGTGGGACCAATATGGTGTAGAGACTCCGGATTTACAGACTTTCGCCATCAGAGTTCTAAGTTTAACTTGTAGCTCATCCGGATGTGAAAGGAACTGGAGCGTTTTTGAACAC ATTCATACAAAGAAGAGGAATCGATTAACCTTGAAGCGCCTCCATAATCTAGGGTTCATAAAATACAATAGAGCATTGAGGCGTCGCTACAACCACCGCAATCTAATTGATCCAATTCTTTTGGACAATATTGATGAGGCTAATGAGTGGCTAACCGGAGTCCCCGAAAATTATGAAGATGAAGAAGTATTTGAAGGCGATTCTAATTTCACTTGGGGTGATGTTGCGGTTGCTAGTGGAGTTGGGGAGAATCCTTATGGTTTAAGGGGGAATACTTCAAGTTCAAGCTTGATTAGGAAGGGAAAAAGTGTGGCTACTACAAGTCGATCCCTATCCCTAATTGATGAAGATGAAAGTGATCATGAAGAGGAAGAGGAGGGGGAGGAGGAAGATGACGAGCAATATGAAGATAATAGAGGAATTCAAGATTTTGAcaatcttgaagaagaacaagaagagtaG